The following proteins are co-located in the Streptomyces sp. DT2A-34 genome:
- a CDS encoding RNA degradosome polyphosphate kinase, protein MTPAVPEPAPPPGGSARNGDARRLPATLPPALSDAPISLATRNNGHMSQSTNAQANVQHAQPSVGSIAAHRPHTVTSAVVSELEPDIDADLDAYEVTQVDGVQLPQGRFLDRERSWLAFNERVLELAEDPNTPLLERANFLAIFASNLDEFFMVRVAGLKRRIATGVATRSASGLQPREVLEMIWARSRELMARHAACYHEDVAPALAEEGIHLVRWNELQEKEQARLFTLFRHQIFPVLTPLAVDPAHPFPYISGLSLNLAVRVRNPVTGTPHFARVKVPPLLSRFLEASPGRFVPLEDVIAAHLEELFPGMEVLEHHAFRVTRNEDLEVEEDDTENLLQALEKELMRRRFGPPVRLEVEENINQEVLDLLVRELKISEAEVYPLTGPLDLTGLFRIASIDRPELKYPKFVAGTHRDLAEVESASAPDIFAALRNRDVLLHHPYDSFSTSVQAFLEQAADDPDVLAIKQTLYRTSGDSPIVNALIDAAEAGKQVLVLVEIKARFDEHANIKWARKLEEAGCHVVYGLVGLKTHCKLSLVVRQEGETLRRYSHVGTGNYHPKTARLYEDLGLLTADPQVGADLSDLFNRLSGYSRRETYRRLLVAPKSLRDGLISRINKEVQHHRAGRPAYVRIKVNSIVDEALIDACYGASQAGVPVDIWVRGICAIRPGVTGLSENIRVRSVLGRFLEHSRVFAFGNGGEPEVWFGSADMMHRNLDRRIEALVRVTDPAHRAALNRLMETGMSDTTASWHLGPDGEWTRHATDADGQPLRNVQEMLIDARRRRRGTATP, encoded by the coding sequence ATGACCCCCGCCGTGCCAGAGCCTGCGCCGCCCCCAGGAGGGAGCGCGAGGAACGGGGACGCACGACGCCTCCCCGCCACGCTCCCGCCCGCGCTTTCCGACGCGCCCATAAGCCTCGCCACGCGGAACAATGGGCATATGAGCCAGTCCACGAACGCCCAGGCAAACGTCCAGCACGCACAGCCCTCCGTCGGCTCCATCGCGGCGCACCGCCCGCACACGGTCACCTCGGCGGTGGTCTCCGAGCTGGAGCCCGACATCGATGCCGACCTCGACGCGTACGAGGTCACCCAGGTCGACGGTGTCCAGTTGCCCCAGGGCCGCTTCCTGGACCGTGAGCGCAGCTGGCTCGCGTTCAACGAGCGCGTCCTGGAACTCGCCGAGGACCCGAACACCCCGCTCCTGGAGCGGGCGAACTTCCTGGCGATCTTCGCCAGCAACCTGGACGAGTTCTTCATGGTCCGCGTGGCCGGACTGAAGCGCCGTATCGCCACCGGTGTCGCCACCCGGTCCGCGTCCGGCCTGCAGCCCCGCGAGGTCCTGGAGATGATCTGGGCCCGCTCCCGCGAGCTGATGGCCCGGCACGCCGCCTGCTACCACGAGGACGTCGCCCCCGCCCTCGCGGAGGAGGGCATCCACCTGGTCCGCTGGAACGAGCTGCAGGAGAAGGAGCAGGCCCGCCTGTTCACCCTGTTCCGGCACCAGATCTTCCCGGTCCTTACCCCCCTCGCCGTCGACCCGGCGCACCCCTTCCCGTACATCTCCGGCCTGTCCCTCAACCTGGCCGTACGCGTACGGAACCCCGTCACCGGCACCCCGCACTTCGCCCGCGTCAAGGTGCCGCCGCTGCTCTCCCGCTTCCTGGAGGCCTCCCCCGGCCGGTTCGTCCCGCTGGAGGACGTCATCGCGGCCCACCTGGAGGAGCTGTTCCCGGGCATGGAGGTGCTGGAGCACCACGCCTTCCGGGTCACCCGCAACGAGGACCTGGAGGTCGAGGAGGACGACACCGAGAACCTGCTCCAGGCCCTGGAGAAGGAGCTCATGCGGCGCCGCTTCGGGCCGCCGGTGCGCCTGGAGGTCGAGGAGAACATCAACCAGGAGGTCCTGGACCTGCTGGTGCGCGAGCTGAAGATCAGCGAGGCCGAGGTGTATCCGCTGACCGGCCCGCTCGACCTCACCGGTCTCTTCCGCATCGCCTCGATCGACCGGCCCGAGCTGAAGTACCCGAAGTTCGTCGCGGGCACCCATCGCGATCTCGCCGAGGTCGAGTCGGCGTCCGCGCCGGACATCTTCGCGGCCCTGCGCAACCGGGACGTCCTCCTCCACCACCCGTACGACTCCTTCTCCACCTCCGTGCAGGCGTTCCTGGAGCAGGCGGCCGACGACCCGGACGTCCTCGCGATCAAGCAGACCCTGTACCGGACCTCCGGCGACTCCCCCATAGTCAACGCGCTCATCGACGCCGCCGAGGCCGGCAAGCAGGTGCTCGTCCTGGTCGAGATCAAGGCCCGCTTCGACGAGCACGCCAACATCAAGTGGGCGCGCAAGCTGGAGGAGGCCGGCTGCCATGTGGTGTACGGCCTCGTCGGCCTGAAGACCCACTGCAAGCTGTCGCTGGTGGTCCGCCAGGAGGGCGAGACGCTACGGCGCTACAGCCACGTCGGCACCGGCAACTACCACCCGAAGACGGCACGGCTCTACGAGGACCTGGGCCTGCTGACGGCCGACCCGCAGGTCGGCGCGGACCTGTCCGACCTGTTCAACCGCCTCTCCGGCTACTCGCGCCGGGAGACGTACCGCCGTCTGCTTGTGGCCCCCAAGTCCCTGCGCGACGGCCTGATCTCGCGGATCAACAAGGAGGTCCAGCACCACCGTGCCGGGCGTCCCGCCTACGTCCGCATCAAGGTCAACTCGATCGTCGACGAGGCGCTCATCGACGCCTGCTACGGCGCGTCCCAGGCGGGCGTGCCGGTCGACATCTGGGTCCGCGGCATCTGCGCGATCCGCCCGGGCGTGACAGGACTGTCGGAGAACATCCGCGTCCGCTCGGTCCTCGGCCGCTTCCTCGAACACTCCCGGGTCTTCGCCTTCGGCAACGGCGGCGAGCCCGAGGTGTGGTTCGGCAGCGCCGACATGATGCACCGCAATCTCGACCGTCGTATAGAAGCCCTGGTCAGGGTCACCGACCCGGCCCACCGCGCCGCGCTGAACCGGCTCATGGAGACCGGTATGTCCGACACCACCGCGTCCTGGCACCTCGGTCCGGACGGCGAGTGGACCCGGCACGCGACGGACGCGGACGGCCAGCCCCTGCGCAACGTCCAGGAGATGCTCATAGACGCCCGGAGGCGCCGGCGTGGCACAGCAACACCTTGA
- a CDS encoding ABC transporter permease — MTTALTTTAAPATSRPPRGPRGLIWTVLRLHRASMIVWAVVFLGGAAVLLWAYGPGADAAQAEWDRVCAGREACVWGDPIYDFDRVFRAAGSGLNWLPALVAAWAGAALVGREMENGTARLAWTQGITPTRWLAAKLAVPAVLLTVGTTVLALLHRLVSDAHPLPLGRWSWYTDDNLQANGTVAIAAPLLGLATGVLAGLLLRRALPALAVAPVATGALEALATVASRNLVPWETAIGTLKTGYQSPVHILYGDQGALTSTGARDPDPLCVDDAKCLAAHDIVGFYTDYHPASHFWPLHLVETGLLLGAAALATAAAFRLLRRRTP; from the coding sequence ATGACCACCGCACTCACCACTACTGCGGCCCCCGCCACCAGCCGGCCGCCCCGCGGTCCCCGCGGCCTGATCTGGACCGTCCTGCGGCTGCACCGCGCGTCGATGATCGTGTGGGCGGTCGTCTTCCTCGGCGGAGCGGCGGTACTGCTGTGGGCATACGGACCGGGTGCCGACGCGGCCCAGGCAGAGTGGGACCGGGTGTGCGCCGGCCGCGAGGCCTGCGTGTGGGGCGACCCGATCTACGACTTCGACCGGGTCTTCAGGGCCGCCGGGTCCGGCCTCAACTGGCTCCCCGCGCTCGTCGCCGCCTGGGCGGGCGCCGCCCTCGTCGGCCGTGAGATGGAGAACGGCACCGCACGTCTCGCCTGGACCCAGGGCATCACCCCCACCCGCTGGCTGGCCGCCAAACTCGCCGTCCCGGCGGTCCTGCTCACGGTCGGCACGACTGTCCTCGCCCTCCTGCACCGCCTGGTGTCCGACGCGCACCCGCTCCCGCTGGGCCGGTGGTCCTGGTACACCGACGACAACCTCCAGGCCAACGGCACCGTCGCCATCGCCGCACCCCTGCTCGGCCTCGCCACCGGCGTCCTCGCGGGTCTGCTCCTGCGCCGCGCGCTCCCGGCACTCGCCGTCGCCCCGGTCGCCACCGGTGCACTGGAGGCCCTCGCCACCGTCGCGAGCCGCAACCTGGTGCCCTGGGAGACCGCGATCGGCACCCTGAAGACCGGCTACCAGTCACCCGTGCACATCCTCTACGGCGACCAGGGCGCCCTCACCTCCACAGGCGCCCGCGACCCCGACCCCCTGTGCGTCGACGACGCCAAGTGTCTCGCCGCCCACGACATCGTCGGCTTCTACACCGACTACCACCCCGCCTCGCACTTCTGGCCGCTCCATCTCGTCGAAACCGGCCTCCTGCTCGGCGCCGCCGCGCTGGCCACCGCCGCCGCCTTCCGGCTGCTGCGCCGCCGCACGCCCTGA
- a CDS encoding ABC transporter permease — protein MTTAVTIETPPTGVAPSRGPRGLVWAMLRVHRWALWFWGMLVAVGAGALLFAYGPGTDAAWAEYRAMGCHLPEAGPDCDYSGPAISLLNLANSLGDPLLNFVPLLVAAWAGAALIGRELESGTAQLAWTQSVSPARWLAAKLAVPAVLLVAGTTMLTLLHRMAWSSTGRLRSITPWREWYEDDIFLANGTLATAYALLGLTVGVLAGLLQRRALPALGTAVVAQAFLLTTLGTLRPHLWPVETLTNKDEYPPYTGMVLDEGALTSTGARVPDPICVDDAKCLAEHDIVGFYLDYHPSSHFWPLQLVETGIVLAVAALAVLIAFRLLNRRTGAAV, from the coding sequence ATGACCACCGCCGTGACCATCGAGACGCCGCCCACCGGCGTCGCGCCCTCCCGGGGGCCGCGCGGACTGGTCTGGGCGATGCTGCGGGTGCACCGCTGGGCGCTGTGGTTCTGGGGGATGCTGGTGGCCGTCGGTGCCGGGGCGCTGCTGTTCGCGTACGGGCCGGGGACGGACGCCGCCTGGGCCGAATACCGGGCGATGGGCTGCCACTTGCCGGAGGCCGGCCCGGACTGCGACTACTCGGGTCCCGCCATCAGCCTCCTCAACCTGGCCAACAGTCTCGGCGACCCCCTCCTGAACTTCGTGCCGCTGCTCGTCGCGGCGTGGGCCGGCGCCGCGCTCATCGGGCGCGAACTGGAGAGTGGAACCGCCCAGTTGGCCTGGACCCAGTCCGTGTCCCCGGCCCGCTGGCTGGCCGCCAAGCTCGCCGTCCCGGCCGTCCTGCTGGTGGCGGGCACGACCATGCTCACGCTGCTGCACCGCATGGCGTGGTCGTCAACCGGCCGACTGCGGTCGATCACGCCCTGGCGGGAGTGGTACGAGGACGACATCTTCCTGGCCAACGGCACCCTCGCCACCGCCTACGCCCTCCTCGGCCTCACCGTCGGCGTCCTCGCGGGCCTGCTCCAGCGCCGGGCCCTACCCGCACTCGGCACGGCGGTCGTCGCCCAGGCGTTCCTGCTGACCACGCTCGGCACACTGCGCCCGCACCTGTGGCCGGTCGAGACCCTCACGAACAAGGACGAGTACCCGCCCTACACCGGCATGGTCCTCGACGAGGGCGCGCTCACCTCCACCGGCGCCCGCGTCCCGGACCCCATCTGCGTCGACGACGCCAAGTGCCTCGCCGAGCACGACATCGTCGGCTTCTACCTCGACTACCACCCGTCGTCGCACTTCTGGCCCCTTCAGCTGGTGGAGACGGGCATCGTCCTCGCCGTCGCGGCGCTGGCGGTCCTGATCGCCTTCCGACTGCTGAACCGCCGTACCGGAGCCGCCGTATGA
- a CDS encoding ABC transporter ATP-binding protein, whose protein sequence is MTETAIEAAALGRLFGRRRKAALDDCSFRLPVGSVCALVGPNGAGKSTLLSLAAGLLRPTDGTVTVLGQAPAAARERLAYVAQDKPLHPQLTVADTLRLGRELNPRRWDARVAERIVAEGDLDPDAKIRTLSGGQRTRVALALALGKRPELLLLDEPMADLDPLARHQLMAALMADAAEHGTTVVMSSHVVAELDGACDHLLLLGAGRVRLAGPLDDLLAAHRLVTGRADTSLDAHTVIESRTTGRQITALVRPEGPLGADWQSTAPTLEELVLAHLRAPGAPGLRLDSVREAAV, encoded by the coding sequence ATGACCGAGACCGCCATCGAGGCGGCCGCGCTGGGCAGGCTGTTCGGGCGGCGCCGCAAGGCCGCCCTGGACGACTGCTCCTTCCGGCTCCCCGTGGGCAGCGTCTGCGCCCTCGTCGGGCCGAACGGCGCGGGCAAGTCGACCCTGCTCTCCCTCGCCGCCGGGCTGCTGCGCCCCACCGACGGCACGGTCACCGTCCTCGGCCAGGCCCCCGCGGCGGCCCGCGAGCGCCTCGCGTACGTCGCCCAGGACAAGCCCCTGCACCCCCAGCTCACCGTCGCCGACACCCTGCGCCTCGGCCGTGAGCTGAACCCCCGCCGCTGGGACGCCCGGGTCGCCGAGCGGATCGTCGCCGAGGGCGACCTGGACCCGGACGCGAAGATCCGCACGCTCTCCGGCGGCCAGCGCACCCGCGTCGCGCTCGCCCTGGCCCTCGGCAAGCGCCCCGAACTGCTGCTCCTGGACGAGCCGATGGCCGACCTCGACCCGCTGGCCCGGCACCAGCTGATGGCCGCGCTCATGGCCGACGCCGCCGAACACGGCACCACGGTTGTCATGTCCTCGCACGTCGTCGCCGAGCTGGACGGCGCCTGCGACCACCTCCTGCTGCTCGGCGCCGGCCGCGTCCGCCTCGCCGGCCCGCTGGACGACCTGCTCGCCGCGCACCGGCTCGTCACGGGCCGGGCCGACACGTCCCTCGACGCGCACACCGTCATCGAGTCCCGCACGACGGGCCGTCAGATCACCGCACTCGTACGTCCCGAGGGCCCCCTCGGCGCCGACTGGCAGAGCACCGCCCCGACCCTGGAGGAGCTGGTCCTGGCCCACCTGCGCGCCCCCGGGGCGCCGGGCCTGCGGCTGGACTCCGTGCGGGAGGCCGCCGTATGA
- a CDS encoding GntR family transcriptional regulator, protein MVEYRIDRRSGVATYVQIVQQTKQALRLGLLEPGDKLPTAREVVEATAINPNTVLKAYRELEREGLVEARRGLGTFVRRALSTAPAESPLRTELDAWAVRAREAGLDRDDVDALFTSVLDTHFKGDES, encoded by the coding sequence ATGGTCGAGTACCGCATCGACCGGCGCTCCGGCGTCGCCACCTACGTGCAGATCGTCCAGCAGACCAAACAGGCCCTGCGCCTGGGCCTGTTGGAGCCGGGGGACAAGCTGCCGACGGCCCGTGAGGTCGTCGAGGCCACCGCCATCAACCCCAACACCGTCCTCAAGGCCTACCGCGAACTGGAACGCGAGGGCCTGGTCGAGGCGCGTCGGGGACTCGGCACATTCGTACGGCGCGCACTGAGCACCGCGCCGGCCGAATCGCCCCTGCGCACCGAACTGGACGCGTGGGCCGTACGGGCCCGCGAGGCGGGGTTGGACCGCGACGACGTGGACGCTCTGTTCACTTCTGTACTGGACACGCACTTCAAGGGGGACGAGTCATGA